One genomic window of Psychrobacillus sp. INOP01 includes the following:
- a CDS encoding site-specific integrase, translating to MVKAYAAKVLDFAIKRGYLQTNPFAYVNMPATAKKEIVTDEEVENFYTREQLIEFLSCLEKESNYKAYVLFHLLAFSCMRKGEALALTWNDLNFKTNEIRINKGIARGKDNKLYVKSTKTGTVRTIKMDDKTMAILKDWKKKQKQDYLALGYNTMQPKQLVFSNDKNEYLQPTKTRKWILHVQEKYNLGTITTHGLRHTHCSLLFEAGASLKEVQERLGHSDVQTTMNIYTHVTKKAKEEAINKFATFMSI from the coding sequence ATGGTAAAAGCATACGCAGCTAAGGTACTTGATTTTGCGATTAAACGAGGATATCTACAAACTAATCCTTTTGCCTATGTAAACATGCCAGCAACTGCTAAGAAAGAAATTGTAACCGATGAAGAAGTAGAAAACTTCTATACTCGTGAACAACTAATAGAATTTTTATCATGCCTAGAAAAAGAAAGTAACTACAAAGCATACGTCCTATTTCATTTACTTGCTTTTAGTTGTATGCGTAAAGGTGAAGCACTTGCACTTACTTGGAATGACCTTAACTTCAAGACAAATGAAATTCGTATTAATAAGGGCATTGCAAGAGGTAAAGATAATAAGTTATATGTAAAGTCTACAAAAACTGGTACTGTACGTACAATCAAAATGGATGATAAAACGATGGCAATATTAAAAGATTGGAAGAAAAAGCAGAAACAGGATTATTTAGCGCTAGGTTACAATACAATGCAGCCAAAACAGCTTGTATTTAGTAATGATAAAAATGAGTATCTACAACCTACAAAAACTCGAAAATGGATTTTACATGTGCAGGAAAAATATAATCTTGGCACTATCACTACACACGGCTTGCGACATACACATTGTTCGTTGTTATTTGAAGCTGGGGCTAGTTTAAAGGAAGTCCAAGAGCGTTTAGGTCATAGCGATGTACAAACAACTATGAACATTTATACTCATGTCACTAAGAAGGCAAAAGAAGAAGCAATCAATAAATTTGCTACCTTCATGAGCATCTAA
- a CDS encoding DNA cytosine methyltransferase, protein MGLNLNGFKMWLAANKDYCKETISDTVSRMKRADNILPWFNDIVYQFRLEQELAYQALSVSVRSQIKKSVKLYFDYIKQDSVMASVTSKGSNMKVLSLFSNIGVAESYFEDMGIEVSVANELVERRAKLYSKIYPDTHMICGDITKKNVFDDIVKESRKAGVNIIMATPPCQGMSTAGQQEENDERNKLIIPVIEAVKEIRPQYVFLENVPMFLNTSIEVNGEQVLIPNLLEKELGSEYKISQDIIDTKDYSVPQTRERAIILMTRRTEDIKEWGLPKKDSKIVTMQDAIGDLPKLDPYIKDVSEDELLEIFPHFYERQEVAANISKWHVPPHHVKRQVIAMQHTRTGCTAFDNTVFYPKKADGEAVKGFRNTYKRQKWNTAAYTVTMDNRKISSQNNVHPGRLEYVDDNGEEIYSDARTLTLYELLIVMSLPESWPVPENTSEAFLRRIIGEGIPPLFVKRVFENIN, encoded by the coding sequence ATGGGTTTAAATTTAAATGGATTTAAGATGTGGTTGGCGGCAAATAAGGATTATTGTAAAGAAACGATAAGCGATACGGTTTCAAGAATGAAAAGGGCAGATAATATTTTGCCTTGGTTTAATGACATTGTTTATCAGTTTCGGCTGGAACAAGAATTGGCTTATCAAGCCCTATCTGTTTCCGTGCGCTCACAAATAAAAAAATCTGTGAAGCTTTATTTCGATTATATAAAACAAGATTCTGTAATGGCATCTGTAACTTCGAAAGGAAGTAATATGAAAGTACTATCGTTGTTTTCAAATATTGGTGTAGCAGAGTCTTATTTTGAAGATATGGGCATAGAGGTTTCCGTTGCTAATGAACTTGTAGAACGACGGGCTAAATTATATTCAAAAATTTATCCTGATACTCACATGATTTGTGGGGATATCACTAAAAAAAATGTATTTGACGACATAGTCAAAGAAAGTAGAAAAGCTGGTGTTAATATTATAATGGCGACACCTCCATGCCAAGGAATGAGTACCGCTGGACAGCAAGAAGAAAACGATGAAAGAAACAAACTTATTATCCCTGTGATTGAGGCAGTTAAAGAGATTAGACCCCAATACGTATTTTTAGAAAATGTCCCCATGTTTTTAAATACCAGTATAGAAGTAAATGGCGAGCAAGTTTTAATTCCTAATTTACTAGAAAAAGAGTTGGGATCTGAATATAAGATTTCACAAGATATTATCGATACAAAGGATTACTCAGTTCCACAGACACGAGAACGGGCAATTATTTTAATGACCCGCAGAACAGAGGATATAAAAGAATGGGGCCTTCCAAAGAAAGATTCAAAAATTGTTACTATGCAAGATGCGATTGGGGATTTACCTAAATTAGATCCTTATATAAAAGATGTCTCAGAAGATGAGTTGTTAGAAATCTTTCCTCATTTTTATGAGCGGCAGGAAGTTGCGGCTAATATTTCAAAATGGCATGTTCCTCCCCATCATGTAAAGAGGCAGGTCATAGCAATGCAACATACCCGTACCGGCTGTACAGCATTTGATAATACGGTTTTTTATCCCAAGAAAGCCGATGGAGAAGCTGTAAAAGGTTTTCGCAACACCTATAAAAGACAAAAATGGAATACAGCCGCTTATACCGTAACTATGGATAATCGGAAAATCTCATCACAAAACAATGTTCATCCAGGAAGATTAGAATATGTAGATGATAATGGAGAAGAAATATATTCGGATGCAAGAACTTTGACTCTTTATGAGTTACTGATTGTTATGAGTTTGCCAGAAAGTTGGCCTGTACCAGAAAATACATCAGAAGCTTTTTTACGAAGAATAATTGGCGAAGGGATACCACCACTATTTGTGAAAAGAGTATTTGAAAATATTAACTAG